The sequence below is a genomic window from Ovis canadensis isolate MfBH-ARS-UI-01 breed Bighorn chromosome 1, ARS-UI_OviCan_v2, whole genome shotgun sequence.
ggtAAAGTTTTATCTCTTAGTAACTAAAGAGCAATTATCTATTAGCAAAAGTATTTAGATTGGAGCAGCAAAACAGAAGGGAATTTGAAAGTAGGTCCACCCACACCCACGCATCCATTAGGTGGCAGCTGGCACTGGACTTACTGGGCTTATACCGTCTACCACTTTGAAGTactgccaccccacccccttttaaaaaacagcttttaCTAGCGTAGCTGATAAATGCCAAAATGGAACACTTCTTGGTAAATAAAACCTGTACACTGCACCCAAACCTACAGCTCTTGACCGCTCCCAGGCAGGCAGCAGCGAAGGGCAGTCGGGAGAACACCAGACGGCCTTCGCTGCGCAGCGCACCTGGCTAATGCTGCCAccatctcccttccttcctgggcGGCCTCGGCCCTGCAGCGCAGCGCTTCTCCACGTCAGCCCCCGTGCTCCAGTGGGATGAGAACGCTGAGCCAGCAGCCACTCCCTCCAGTCTCCTTCCATGTGGCACTTCTGGGGACCGATCAACCGCGGGGCAAGGAACCGGCCGGTGCGGCACCCACGGTGGCGCCGCCAGCCAGCCCACAGGGCAAGTCTGAGAGCGCCTTCACTCTCAAGCCACCTGTGGACAAGTCTGTGCTAACACGTCAGGAAGGAAACCACGGCGGCTGAAAACGGATGGGACAGGCCACACACGGCTATCTGCCTGAACACCGTTGAGAGTGGGATTAGTCCAAGTGAAGCCAAACCAGGAGAACTGCGCTGGGAACCGTGGCGGCGCTGCCCAGACGCAGCTTCCACACCGCAGTCACAGGAAACACGCCAAGCCTGCCACAACGGCAGGCTTCTGCACAGACCAACTGCTAACTCCCCGTAAGAAGTTATGCTTGAATCTAGTTGAGTACAGAGCTCACCGACTCTCACCACATAGGCCGGGGTCTCAGCCGTGACGTGGAAACGGTCGCTCGAGGGCTTTTGTGGCAAACTCTATAGAACGTGGCTTGTGCTGAGTCCTCTGCACAGTGGTTTAAAAAATGGCCTCACAATTCAAAGACTTGTTTAAAAACTCACCCCTAACAGCCTGCTTGTAAAAAAGCTATTTAAGTATAAACATGTATCCAATTAGATACCTTTTCATTTGGTAAACAGATAACGTGCAGATGTATTAACAGCATGAAGCTATAGCAGCAGAACTGGTTTTGGACGTTGTGGTTGAACGAAAGTAAAGGCAGGGAGCAGGCGCCGCAGCCCGGGGAGAGGCGGCCCGGCACCCAGGCAGCTCATCCTTCTGTGTTCATGTCTCTGCCGCACAGGAACGTTCTCGGAAATCTGAACGTTCTAGAAGTAAATCTCGATTAGTCGGTTAGGCCAGTCAGACAAAATTCCCCTATTAACTATACGTGCTGACTGGTTCCTGGGAATCAGTTCTAGCGTTAGTGGTTACTTAAAGTGGAAGAATAAGGAAAATGGACAGTTCACTTcacaaaatataaagtataaCATAACAATGAAATGCAAATGTTAAGGTACTTCATACAAAATAAcattgaaagttctaaaaaaaattaaattcttaggCACAGGTACTGTGAAATGTGGACAGGCACCCCCCCAACAGTCTTGAAAACACGCAGCTGTGTTACTCATCGGAATAGTTATCTTGAAAAGTGTTTCCTGGAAAGACAAAACACAAGACATTCATGTGGGAGTGAGGCCCTGCCCACTACTCAGACCACAACCAGCAGGATTTTTCTGTGTAGGAACAAAAGGGCAAAGGTTGAGCAGACAGTGGGCCCCAAGGACCACAGTGTCTACTAAAGGCAAAACCTCATTAACAAAGTTCTTGAAAACTGGGATGAAACATACGCAGAAATGTATTGGTTTTATGTACCCAAAGTGGAATTCTCATAATTCCGTAAAGCTTCAGAAAGAGGAGCGGCAGGACAGAGAAGTGAGCCAACAGCCATGGCTCCCTCCCGCCCCAGGGCAGCCCTGGCGCTCCGgggcccctctccctcccaccgccTCCCGGCAGGCGCACACCTGCCCAGGGAGCACCGCCCCCAGCGTCGGAAGGTCCACCAGCTGCCAAGGGTGAGACCACAGCGCCAGCGTCCTCCCTGCTGAAGCGGGGCCTCCACACCCACTCAGAGAGGCCCCTGGGACCTTCCCAAGGTTCCAACACGACGACCAAGGAGAAGCAGTCACCCCTGACCGGGGTGGGTCCCCTGGATGCTCCCTCTAGAAGTGCGTGCTTGTACCTCCTGCCTCCTTGTGTCCTTCTGTGCAGCGATTTCACAACTAAAACCTCTCCCAATAAGCCACCAAGGGCAAGGGCTTTATTTGGTGACCAGCACCCCCAACCTGGCCCTGCCCAGGTCCTTCATCAGCTGTGTGTCGTGGAGACCTCTGACAGGTGCCCAACCTCAGGGCCCCTCACCTTCTGTCTCACGAGTCCTGCAATGTGGTAGCTCAGCCTGCAACTGCTCACGTCGTCACAGACGTGAGTCACGTCGTCACAGTACGTAAGTGACGCTGCTACAGTCCCAGGCCCCTTAACCACACTGGAGACCCTCTGCCCAAATCCTGGCTTCTCCCCAGACCTGGGCTGGCGCACACTGTCTCGCCCCGGGCAGCTCCTCCAGGAAGTGGGCCGGCCTCCACCCCAACCCCACTCCTCCTCCGGGCTCTGACTTTACCTTCTGCTCCCTCCTCTTGGAGCTAGTTAGCCACTGCCTGGACAGCTCTAAGCGTCCCCTGTCcaaggggcagggagagggcacTGCGGAGAGGCCGCACAGCCCGGCTAGACCCCCGGAGCCACGGAGGACGAGCGGTCAGGGCGGAGCTGCGGTGAGGGGCCAGGCCGGCAGCCTCCCTCGAGGGGACCCCTCAGCCCACCTCTACTTCTGCTCTGCCTGAGCTGTGCCAATTGCATGAAGTCCCCTCTGGCTCCTTCTTCCACTACCCTACATGCGGTTGGGTTTGCTCCTCACCATGTCTTCTCATAAGACTTTTAGGATCAAGAGATTTCTGGCCAAGAAACAAGAGCAGAGTCGTCCCATTCCTCAACAGATTCGAGTGAAAACTGCTAATAAACCCGGGTACCCCTCCGAGAGCAGATCCTGGAGGAGAGCCAAGCTGGGTCTGTCAGGGCCTCACACGGGAGCTGCAAACTGCGCTGCCACGCCTCCCGGCCCCAGCAGCAAGCGCGCCACTGCCGCCCAGTGGCTCACAGGAGGGGGGTGCTTGGCTCCCGGTGCTTCCTGCTTTCTCACTAGTGGTCCATGCGGCTTAGCAAGAAACACGGGAAAGCTTTCACTGGAAAAAATTCTCTTTGTAAAGATACTTTGAGCCTTAATAAATTTCAAATTGTATGACCAACAAAAGCTACTTTAGTATACAATTTTCTCCTACTGTTGAGATATTAAATCTCTAAAGTAGGAGTCTGGAGAGTTCTCGGGGGTGAATCCACCGCTACCGGGAAGGTGAGACCCAGCTCCTCGGGGACAGAAGCTCTGCACTCGTTTCAGGCCTCACCCTGTAGGTCTTGTCATCTGTATACTGAATTTTACCCTTAATAAATGTGATCTAGGAAGTCGGACATTTTCCTGTAGGGGTGTGGGTGGCGTGGGAACCTTTAACCTCTTGCCAGTCCGTCTGAGGGCAGTTGACAACCTCAACTTGTGACTGGCATCTAAAGTGGGGGCAGACTGGTGCTCAGTCTGGGATTGAGCCCCATGCTGCGGGGTCGGATGTGAGCGCCAGGCGGCAGGCGTGGGGACCTGCATGCATCTGGGAGCAGGAATGAGGTGTCCCAGGTGGGAGGAAACACAGGAGGGAAGAGCGGCCTTCTTCCCTACACAGGAAGGACCAGCTCGGCTTCCCACTCCAGCTGCTGACCACGCTTCCAGGGTGAGAAAACATGGCTGCTCTCCACTAGATGGGGCGTGGGAAGCCGTGGCCTCCCGGGAGCCACCCTCCCTCAGCGGCCGCGGCCGCTCCCCGGGCCGGGTCTTACCTCACACGTGGTGCCCATGGACCCCGCCGTCACCGTCGCCtccctgcagctgcagctgcatCTGCGCCTGCATCCGCGCAATCATCTCCTGCATGCGGCGGAGCTGTGGGTGCGAGCGGGGCACGTGAGCCTCGGGCCCTCATGGGGCCTCGATTGCAGCCCCACGAGCCAACTCGCGCCGCCTCTGACCAGCCAGTGAGAGACCCAAGGTCTCAACAGAACACCAAGCACACAAGAGAAGGCAattcaaatgaaaaatgaaaaagaccaaGAAACGGGAGAAATAGGAAACGAAAGACAGCACGAGAGCGTTTGACCTACAAAGGCTAGAAACAGCTGCTGCCCCCCCCCCGAGGGGACCGTCCCCGAGGGGCCCGAATCCCATGGTGACCGTCCCTGAGGGGCCCGAGGCCCGGCCGCTCCCACGGGGACCGTCCCCGAGGGGCCCGAATCCCATGGTGACCGTCCCTGAGGGGCCCGAGGCCCGGCCGCTCCCACGGGGACCGTCCCCGAGGGGCCCGAATCCCATGGTGACCGTCCCTGAGGGGCCCGAGGCCCGGCCGCTCCCTCGGGGACTGTCCCCGAGGGGCCCGAATCCCGGGGTGACCGTCCCCGAGGGGCCCGAATCCCGGGGTGACCGTCCCCGAGGGGCCCGAATCCCGGGGTGACCGTCCCCGAGGGGCCCGAATCCCGGGGTGACCGTCCCCGAGGGGCCCGAATCCCGGGGTGACCGTCCCCGAGCGGCCCGAGGCCCGGGGTGACCGTCCCCGAGGGGCCCGAATCCCGGGGTGACCGTCCCCGAGGGGCCCGAATCCCATGGTGACCGTCCCCGAGGGGCCCGAATCCCATGGTGACCGTCCCCGAGGGGCCCGAATCCCATGGTGACCGTCCCCGAGGGGCCCGAATCCCATGGTGACCGTCCCCGAGGGGCCCGAGGCCCGGCCGCTCCCTCGGGGACTGTCCCCGAGGGGCCCGAGGCCCGGCCGCTCCCGTGGGGGCCGTCCCCCCATCCCCTCACGGGCGCCCTGCGCCTCCACCCGGGGTCTCCAGGGCAGGCGGCCGCCCCgtcaggggccctggggcacCCGGCAGGCAGGCTCTGCAGGGACTACGCCTCGCTAGAAGCCGCGGTCCtcgcccgccccctgccccctggaGCTTCCTGTCGGCTCCGACTCAGCACACTTCTCGGGGCAGCTTTCTCTAGCTCCACCCCCCGTGTCAGTCATGCGTATTCCCTAAATTTTTCTTAATGACGGTGAGTGACAACTTCTGTCGTTATATTTTCACTGTCTGTGTGTATGAAAACTGCTGTTTTTTAAACCTTATACAAATCAGCCATGTTACTAAACTCTATTTCCAACTTTTCCCATTAAATTGCTATTGAACATTAGAAACTACAATACTTTTCGACTTACCTCAGCTTCCTTCTCCAGCAGTATCTGGTCTTTATTCATGTCCTCATTTTCCACTTTCCTAAGAGTGGAAAGAAATCACAAGTATAATATTATGACAAATACGGCTGGTCGTTTCTGATGAGAGATACCCAAAGTAAAATTTCACTTTACAACTTCTCAGAAACACAATTTCTGAGGAAAATCTATTGGAAATCATACAGACTAACTTTTTCGGACTAACAACATGAatgagtaagaaaagaaaaaacggtcaaaaagaaaacacaaaatggaaaattcaagACATTTTTCTTACTCTAAgctggggggggtgggtgggtggaacaCTACCAACTTCACCCCAAAAACAGCAGATTTTATCTCAAGAGTAGGTTTCTAAGGTAAGTTCTGAACAAAGACTACAGCCGTCACACTGTGGAAGGAACGCGCTGTAAGCATCCAGGCCGAGGAGCGGGCGTGGAGGCCTCTGAGCCTGCAGACGCAGCCCCGCACGGCTGCTGCACGGCACCACGGCCTGACGGTCCGCGGACAACATGCTCTCACTGCCTCTAAATCCGTTCTTAACGTCTGGTCCCCAAATTAACACCACCTTAAAGTAATCTCCAAAGTGCACCTCATACATGGGTACAAAGGACCTTCTATGGAAAAAGGATTCAACACAAGCCCGTGGCCTTTCTACTAGAACTGTTCTTGATATAAATGATTAGAGACGCCTTTCAACAGGCAAAGCAGATCAAAAACACACCCGGCCCCATGAGCGATTAAACTAGCAACAAGTATGTGGAGATAGCTCTGGGCAGGACACCAGACGGCGATGCTGGCGGCCAGCTGAGCTGGGCACGGGAGCAGAGGGGACAGCACAGCTTGGGCAATGACCTGCCGCCTCTCTTGAGCCTCTCGGACCGGAAGTTCTCATAGTGCAGGTCCTGGGTCACCTCCTGGAGATCCTGCATGTGAGTGCTGCAAGACAAGAGACGCACCGGCGTTGGGCGGCACGCGCCTGCCGCTCGCAGGGGGACACCTGGTCATGCACACGCGGCACACGCCAGGAACGAGACCCCGGGGCACCTCCCACAGGAGACCACCGCCCACAGTCAGAGGGCGCGCCACCGAGGTGAGCGCTGCCTAAACCAGAGCACACTCCTCTGAAGGGACTTATGAGAACATGCAGTTCAGACGCTCGTGACTCCGCAAGCTTAACCTTTATACCAGAGGGAGCCTGTCACGGTTACCCGCGAAGAAAACCATCAGGGTGTCCAAGCCTGAGGTGGAGCACAGGCCCCGGCAGGAGAGGCCAGTCTGCGGTAGTCAGAAGCGGGCAGGCCTCCACACTGAGCTGGACCGCCCGCTTCAGGGGCTCAGGGAACCCCCGCTTGGAAGTCCCGCTCTCCCCCCAGGCGCCACCACGGGGAACAGACGGCACTCACATGAGCATCGTCCTCAGCTTCAGAAAGTCATTGTGCTCTGGGTTCTCCACCTCCACGACGCCCCAGGGGTACAGGCGGCCTCTGACCTTCTTGCCTTTGGCTTCAATCAGCTGATTGGATCCAACCACAGAGAAAGGGATGCTGGCCTAGAAGGAGACACACGGGGTAGCCTGGCTCCACACGGGGAACCCCAGCTTTCACTGCAAACACAGGGACGTGAGCAGAGAACACGCACGCTGCCGCCACCCGCAGGGCTCACTGCAAAGCCGAAGGCACACAGGCCACTTACAAGGGGCGGCTGTCTCCACGGGGGACAGGTGTACGGAGCTCAGCCTTCAGGAAGGGTTCTAAGCCTCGGGTGACAGCTATGCCGAAGCACGCCGAGAGCCAAACCACTAGTGTAACTGAGCCTGCCTGGGCAAGCCCAGAGGTCAAGCCTCCAGAAACCTGGCCCTCCGCCAGCTCTTTCCAGGTTAAATGTACTGACTGCAGGAagtggggcttcccgggtagcacTGGAGGTGAAGAACCCGcccgtcagtgcaggagacctgggttcaaccccggggtcaggaagatccccggagaaggaagcggcaacccactccagtgttcttgtctgggaaatcccagggactgaggagtctggtgggctacagtccaaggggtcacaaaagagtcagacacgacttagcggctaaCTAGCAGCCACCACAGGAAGGTAAGAGGGGCCGACCCTGTACATCTGGAGACCCAGCGCCCACCTTAAGAAGCCTCGTCTGCTCTTTGAAGTCCTCGTCTTCGTCGGACTCTGCGTCGGGCAAGTGATAGATCTTGATGCTGTGTTCCTCAATTTCATCCAGAATCTGAAAGGGCGACCACACCAGGAGCAACTGTAGCAAACTGCGTACTGTTCCAGTCACAGTTAACAGCCCGTATGAGAAATTTGCCGGAGCTATCCAGATGTCAACAAAGAATCCTACTGATTAAAACCATTTTCAAATGATCTTACGAACCACTCGAAAGCCTGGCGTGCACTCTGAGGGGTCCTCCGGTCAGAACAACAACAGGAATGCAGTCCCCCGCCCTGCCGAGGCCGCGGACTGACAGCCGTCCCCGAGCAGCGCAGAGGGCGCCGCACGCAAGCAGCCCGGCAAGGGGCCGCTCGGCACGGCCAGGAGGGGCCAGGGGGACACCTGCCAGTGGCCGGAGGGCAACAAAGAATCCAGgagggctgggaggcagggccGAGTGTGACTGGGGCTGACAAGCGGGCAAGTCCCCAGTGTCAGGAAGGGATCGAGGGTCTCGATTTCATCTAACAGGCCAAGAGTACTGAACCAAGTGGCAGAGTTGCCTAGAGGAAAAAAACTGGGCTGGAGTGGAAGGTAGCATGCATTCACCCGTCAGTCTACCAGAAACCTAGCCCCCAAGCCCTCGCACGTGCTGGGCATCCACCAGGTCTGGGGCAGGCTGGCCCTCTGCTCACCTTCACGCTAGAATCTGGGCTCTGAACGGAAGACAGAGCACAGGCCAAGGCAGCAGGAAGCAGCGCGGCTCCAACCTGCTCCCAAGCTTGTTCCTCCTTAGCGTGACTAGGGCCTCACGTGGTCAAAGGCCCACACCCGGTCACGAGCTAAGAAAAGGCCTCCCTGCATCCTGGCCTCAGCAAGCTGGCCTTGACCTGCTCAGGATGGCTCACTCCCTCCCTGCTGAGATGGAGAAGCTGAGCAGGGAGCCGGAAGCTGCTCTGTCCCCTGCCCCACAAGACAAGGCTTTCGCTGGGGATGAGGACAGAGCAAAGTTGGTAACTAGGCCACCCAGAattggaagagagaagaaagtgatAAATCAACACTAGCCGTGCGAGCTCAGTCTGGGTGACGACAAGAACCATGGGATCGTTTTgacagggagggaggggcggACAGAGGTCTGGGGACAGACGTCTGTAGACAAGGAAAGGAGCGTGTGGACAGGCACAGGAGAAAAGCCAGGTAAGAGGGGACTGGAAAGGCCCAAGATTCCATTTCACTTCAGACTCTGAGATCAAGACCTATGAGCTCTGTACACATCATCAGAGATGGATATAGAGCATTCTAACCCTGACAGCTCTCTCCACTGCATGTCTGAAATATATCTCCTATTAAGGTGAAGTCCCCTTAAGTGTGAGCTGCTCAACTGTTTACTGTCAGGGACAAAAGTGCCTAAGTTCTCAGGTGCTCTTCCAAGGGCCTGCGTGTTTTCTAAAAAAACTGGCAGCATTTAAGACAATAAAGGAGAAGGCTGACAGAAGACATCAGGAGAAACACAAGAACAGAAACGTCAGCAGGCGAAATCTTTTACAACACGATAATCAGCGTCTAAAAATACAGGCGCAACTATGAGGCGGTAAAAAACGCAATGGAGCAGCAAGGCTCTAAAACCCGGGAAACACCAACGGGGTTCAAGCGCCTAGAAGAGACTCGGACCAGCGACGGGGCGAGGGCCTCAGAAGATGGCTACCCTAAACACGGCAATGGTCCAGAGCCGGCCCGGGGTGCGGGGGAGGCCCACACCCAGGCTCCAGAGAGGCAGACAAGATACCAACTCATCTGAGGAAAAACACACTCTTTCAAAGTACAGCGCACATCCATTTCCTCCTAAGCTTACACGACCATGAGACAGACGCGCGCTGACGCTAGCAGCACCAGCACCAGGGAGGCCTGCTCGGTGGCCGCCCGCCGCCCCTCCCCGACCAGGAGGCCTGCTGGgtgccccctccccgcccaggcccaggcccgccCCCTGGAGGCCTGCTCGGGCGCTCCCAGGCCCGCCCCGGGAGCCCAGCACGCACCCTTTTCTTCAGGCGCTCCCTCTCCTTCAGGGTGAGCGTGTCGGCTTTCGCGATGACAGGCACAATATTCACCTTGTTGTGGATCGCCTTCATGAACGCGACATCCAACGGCTTCAGTCTGAAAGTCATGTTTAAGGGAAGCGTGTTTCTCAGGACCGCCTCCCTTCTCACAGCGGCGCGCGCGGGCGGGGGCTGCGCGGGCGCGGGGGCTGCGCGGGCGCTCACGCAGGGCGGGGGCTGCGCGGGCGCTCACGCAGGGCGGGGGCTGCGCGGGCGCTCACGCAGGGCGGGGGCTGCGCGGGCGCTCACGCAGGGCGGGGGCTGCGCGGGCGCTCACGCAGGGCGGTGCcgcgcgggcgggcgggggctGCGCGGGCGCTCACGCAGGGCGGTGCcgcgcgggcgggcgggggctGCGCGGGCGCTCACGCAGGGCGGTGCcgcgcgggcgggcgggggctGCGCGGGCGCGGGGGCTGCGCGGGCGCTCACGCAGGGCAGGGGCTGCgcgggcgcgggggcgggggctgcGCGGGCGCTCACGCAGGGCAGGGGCTGCGCGGGCGCGGGGGCTGCGCGGGCGCTCACGCAGGGCGGTGCcgcgcgggcgggcgggggctGCGCGGGCGCTCACGCAGGTGCGGGGGCCGCGCGCGCGGGCGCTCACCCGTGCCCGAAGGGGGAGATGAAGTAGAAGCAGCAGTGCACCCTGTTGTCCACGATGTGCCGCCTGTTGAGGCCGCTCTCGTCGTGCAGGTACCGCTCGAACTGCTCGTCGATGTAGCAGATGATGGTTTTAAAGCTGAGAGACACAAACAGCAACCATCACGGGATACGAAGACAAACACGTTTCTCTAGCCCCCGCCCCTCTAGCAGATGTGACTTAATAACCCAACTGCAGGATGGAAACGGAAAGCCAACTCCTAGGTTTGGCAACACAGTGGCTTTTGGAAACTGCGCCAAGAATCATCTCCTCTACGCCCGGATGCGATAGGTTACAGAGCCTGCGCTGGCTGACAAGAGACAGCCGGGAGCCGGGGGGAGTGGGAGCAGGACTCCCGCAGACGGGCTGCAGCAGCGACGGCAGGAGCCAGGGAGGAAC
It includes:
- the SEPTIN2 gene encoding septin-2; this translates as MSKQQPAQFINPETPGYVGFANLPNQVHRKSVKKGFEFTLMVVGESGLGKSTLINSLFLTDLYPERVIPGAAEKIERTVQIEASTVEIEERGVKLRLTVVDTPGYGDAINCRDCFKTIICYIDEQFERYLHDESGLNRRHIVDNRVHCCFYFISPFGHGLKPLDVAFMKAIHNKVNIVPVIAKADTLTLKERERLKKRILDEIEEHSIKIYHLPDAESDEDEDFKEQTRLLKASIPFSVVGSNQLIEAKGKKVRGRLYPWGVVEVENPEHNDFLKLRTMLITHMQDLQEVTQDLHYENFRSERLKRGGRKVENEDMNKDQILLEKEAELRRMQEMIARMQAQMQLQLQGGDGDGGVHGHHV